The Micromonospora sp. NBC_01740 genome includes a window with the following:
- a CDS encoding HelD family protein: MTAIDPDLDADLTAEREHLATSRAALTQMRERAQALFSTGDQVAGDAYAAETLGRTLARRVAELADDPTTPLFFGRLDFGSATGAPPAADPPGDPGDGPDGWHADHAGRRYHVGRRHVTDDRGEPLVLDWRAPVSRSFYRASARDPQGVAVRRRFGFSNGALTSFEDERLDRGEELGTTSRILTAEIERPRVGPMRDIVATIQPEQDELVRADLADSICVQGAPGTGKTAVGLHRAAYLLYLHRERLRRSGVLIVGPNRAFLSYIAAVLPALGEVEVEQATVEDLVARVPVRAVEDPAVAAVKHDARMAEVLRRAVDAHIGEPIEPIMVSDGSFRWRIGLDPLHRVVQETRRERLPYATGRERVRARVVALLQRQAEARRAESPSDAWLRRMGKATPVTAFLDAVWPALTPEGLVHALLGDPQRLAAAADGLLDAEEQARLCGLAAPTLAADPTAAAGTPAPAAGPTTAAEAPALTAGTTRAPARSPAPAGTKLGRTPKATKWTAADAVLIDEAAGLIERPGGFGHVVVDEAQDLSPMQCRVIARRSEHGSITLLGDLAQGTAPWAAADWRESLRHLGKPDAVVVPLTVGFRVPAAVVAFANRLLPALAVDVPPAESLRRDGALDVRTVDDLVAATVAEVRAALAFDGSVAVIAADDAVGGLRAALEAAGVDTATVDEPAAAARVTVVPATLVKGLEYDHVIVVEPAAIVAAEPRGLHRLYVVLTRAVSRLAVLHARPLPAPLG; the protein is encoded by the coding sequence GTGACCGCAATCGACCCCGACCTCGACGCCGACCTCACCGCCGAACGCGAGCACCTCGCCACCTCCCGGGCCGCCCTGACCCAGATGCGGGAACGCGCCCAGGCCCTCTTCTCCACCGGCGACCAGGTGGCCGGCGACGCGTACGCGGCCGAGACCCTCGGGCGCACCCTGGCCCGCCGGGTCGCCGAACTCGCCGACGACCCCACCACGCCGCTCTTCTTCGGGCGCCTCGACTTCGGTTCGGCGACCGGGGCCCCGCCCGCCGCCGACCCGCCCGGCGACCCCGGCGACGGGCCGGACGGGTGGCACGCGGACCACGCCGGGCGGCGCTACCACGTCGGCCGGCGGCACGTCACCGACGACCGGGGCGAGCCGCTGGTGCTGGACTGGCGGGCCCCGGTGTCCCGGTCGTTCTACCGGGCGAGCGCGCGCGACCCGCAGGGCGTGGCGGTACGGCGCCGCTTCGGCTTCAGCAACGGGGCGCTGACCAGCTTCGAGGACGAGCGCCTCGACCGGGGCGAGGAACTGGGCACGACCAGTCGGATCCTGACCGCCGAGATCGAACGGCCGCGCGTCGGGCCGATGCGCGACATCGTCGCCACCATCCAGCCCGAGCAGGACGAACTGGTCCGGGCCGACCTCGCCGACTCGATCTGCGTGCAGGGCGCCCCGGGCACCGGCAAGACGGCCGTCGGCCTGCACCGGGCCGCGTACCTGCTCTACCTGCACCGGGAACGGCTGCGCCGCTCCGGCGTGCTGATCGTGGGGCCGAACCGGGCCTTCCTGTCGTACATCGCGGCGGTGCTGCCGGCGCTCGGCGAGGTCGAGGTCGAGCAGGCCACCGTGGAGGACCTGGTCGCCCGGGTGCCGGTGCGGGCCGTCGAGGACCCGGCGGTGGCCGCGGTCAAGCACGACGCCCGGATGGCCGAGGTGCTGCGCCGGGCCGTCGACGCGCACATCGGCGAGCCGATCGAGCCGATCATGGTCTCGGACGGCTCGTTCCGCTGGCGGATCGGTCTGGACCCGCTGCACCGGGTGGTCCAGGAGACCCGCCGGGAGCGGCTGCCGTACGCCACGGGGCGCGAGCGCGTCCGGGCCCGGGTGGTGGCGCTGCTGCAACGGCAGGCCGAGGCGCGGCGCGCCGAGTCGCCGAGCGACGCCTGGCTGCGCCGGATGGGCAAGGCCACCCCGGTCACCGCCTTCCTCGACGCGGTCTGGCCGGCGCTCACCCCGGAAGGGCTGGTGCACGCCCTGCTCGGCGACCCGCAGCGGCTCGCCGCGGCGGCGGACGGGCTGCTCGACGCCGAGGAGCAGGCGCGGCTGTGCGGGCTCGCCGCCCCGACCCTCGCTGCCGACCCGACGGCGGCGGCCGGCACCCCGGCCCCGGCGGCCGGCCCGACCACGGCAGCCGAGGCCCCGGCTCTGACGGCCGGCACCACGCGGGCCCCGGCGCGGAGTCCTGCCCCGGCCGGCACGAAGCTCGGGCGTACGCCGAAGGCCACGAAGTGGACGGCGGCCGACGCCGTGCTGATCGACGAGGCGGCCGGGCTGATCGAGCGGCCGGGCGGCTTCGGGCACGTCGTCGTCGACGAGGCGCAGGACCTCTCCCCGATGCAGTGCCGGGTGATCGCCCGGCGCAGCGAGCACGGGTCCATCACCCTCCTCGGCGACCTGGCCCAGGGCACCGCCCCGTGGGCCGCCGCCGACTGGCGGGAGTCCCTGCGACACCTCGGCAAGCCGGACGCCGTCGTGGTGCCGCTGACGGTCGGCTTCCGGGTGCCCGCCGCCGTGGTGGCGTTCGCCAACCGGCTGCTGCCGGCGCTCGCCGTCGACGTCCCCCCGGCCGAGTCGCTGCGCCGCGACGGCGCGCTCGACGTGCGTACCGTCGACGACCTGGTCGCCGCGACGGTGGCCGAGGTGCGCGCGGCGCTGGCGTTCGACGGCTCGGTGGCGGTGATCGCCGCCGACGACGCGGTCGGCGGGCTGCGGGCGGCCCTGGAGGCCGCCGGCGTCGACACCGCGACCGTCGACGAGCCGGCCGCCGCGGCGCGCGTCACGGTGGTGCCCGCGACCCTGGTCAAGGGCCTGGAGTACGACCACGTCATCGTCGTCGAGCCGGCGGCGATCGTGGCCGCCGAACCGCGCGGCCTGCACCGGCTCTACGTGGTGCTCACCCGGGCGGTGTCCCGACTCGCCGTGCTGCACGCCCGCCCGCTGCCCGCGCCGCTGGGCTGA
- a CDS encoding ABC transporter ATP-binding protein, with protein MGAADVADVPAVEVRDLHVRLDGTPILAGVDLTVAAGEWVTVIGPNGAGKSTLLRAVGGLLPAPGAVSLFGTPSEALRRRDRARVVATVAQSPVVPAGMTVLDYVLLGRTPYIPTLGRESAADLAAVHEVLDGLDLAGFHDRELATLSGGERQRVFLARALAQGATLLLLDEPTSALDIGHQQEVLELVDRLRREHGLTVLATMHDLSIAGEYADRMVLLADGRVVAAGTPREVLTEQLLATWYRATVRVIPGAQGPLVVPIRPRPPSSSR; from the coding sequence GTGGGGGCCGCCGACGTGGCCGACGTGCCCGCCGTCGAGGTGCGCGACCTGCACGTGCGCCTGGACGGCACGCCGATCCTGGCCGGCGTCGACCTGACCGTCGCCGCCGGCGAGTGGGTCACCGTGATCGGCCCGAACGGCGCCGGGAAGTCGACCCTGCTGCGCGCCGTCGGCGGCCTGCTGCCCGCGCCGGGCGCCGTCTCCCTCTTCGGTACGCCGAGCGAGGCGCTGCGCCGCCGCGACCGCGCCCGGGTGGTCGCCACGGTCGCCCAGTCCCCGGTCGTGCCGGCCGGCATGACGGTGCTCGACTACGTGCTGCTGGGCCGCACCCCCTACATCCCGACGCTGGGCCGGGAGTCGGCCGCCGACCTGGCCGCCGTCCACGAGGTGCTCGACGGGCTGGACCTGGCCGGGTTCCACGACCGGGAGCTGGCCACCCTCTCCGGCGGCGAGCGGCAGCGGGTCTTCCTGGCCCGGGCGCTGGCCCAGGGCGCGACCCTGCTGCTGCTGGACGAGCCGACCAGCGCCCTGGACATCGGCCACCAGCAGGAGGTGCTGGAGCTGGTCGACCGGCTGCGCCGCGAGCACGGCCTGACCGTGCTCGCCACCATGCACGACCTCTCCATCGCCGGCGAGTACGCCGACCGCATGGTGCTGCTGGCCGACGGCCGGGTGGTCGCCGCCGGCACCCCCCGCGAGGTGCTCACCGAGCAACTCCTCGCCACCTGGTACCGCGCCACGGTCCGCGTCATCCCCGGCGCCCAAGGCCCCCTGGTGGTCCCCATCCGCCCCCGCCCACCGAGCTCCTCCCGTTGA
- a CDS encoding ABC transporter permease: MRLALVHARYQLLETVRIPVAVVGSAFFPAVAMLFFVVPFAGKDPVGATYATAAMVTFSVMSANIFQYGVGVAEDRDQPWNPYTRTLPAGPAPRFAGRVLAGLALTYLSLVPVVAIGAALTEARVSAPAFLLALAIVTVISVPFTLLGLAIGYSMPSKAAIVVAQVVFFPLAFGGGLLSAPDQAPGFVEAVAPFLPTRGAVELMWAAVGDYPVNPLSMVMLGVWVVLLALLAGWAYRRDEGRRFS; the protein is encoded by the coding sequence ATGCGCCTCGCCCTGGTCCACGCCCGCTACCAGCTCCTGGAGACGGTCCGCATCCCGGTCGCCGTCGTCGGCAGCGCCTTCTTCCCGGCCGTCGCGATGCTCTTCTTCGTGGTGCCGTTCGCCGGGAAGGACCCGGTCGGCGCCACCTACGCCACCGCCGCCATGGTCACCTTCTCGGTGATGAGCGCGAACATCTTCCAGTACGGCGTCGGGGTCGCCGAGGACCGCGACCAGCCCTGGAACCCGTACACCCGGACCCTGCCGGCCGGGCCGGCGCCCCGCTTCGCCGGGCGGGTGCTGGCCGGGCTGGCACTCACCTACCTCTCCCTGGTGCCGGTGGTGGCGATCGGGGCGGCGCTCACCGAGGCGCGGGTCAGCGCACCGGCGTTCCTGCTGGCCCTGGCGATCGTCACGGTGATCTCGGTGCCGTTCACGCTGCTGGGTCTCGCCATCGGCTACTCGATGCCCAGCAAGGCGGCGATCGTGGTGGCGCAGGTCGTCTTCTTCCCGCTCGCCTTCGGGGGCGGGCTGCTCTCCGCACCGGACCAGGCGCCCGGCTTCGTCGAGGCCGTCGCGCCGTTCCTGCCGACCCGCGGCGCGGTGGAGCTGATGTGGGCGGCGGTCGGCGACTACCCGGTCAACCCGCTGTCGATGGTCATGCTCGGGGTCTGGGTGGTGCTGCTGGCGCTGCTGGCCGGGTGGGCGTACCGGCGCGACGAGGGTCGACGGTTCAGCTGA
- a CDS encoding MFS transporter, giving the protein MSFATDGSRWSDVWLAATARGTSMCGDFLAATALALALQSAGASGIAVSGLLLAATLPLVVLAPLTGRLADRVDSRKLLVAAGLGQAAVCALLAFATHPALIIGLVALLACGLAVTHPCLAALLPAMVRPADLPRASAISQTASSLGALGGPVLAGLLVGQFGARVPLLIDAGSYLALVAAGLLLRTRRGGRRTTAAPASGTERTPAWRLRGDPLLLAVVVSTAAVITAVGGINVVEVFFIRETLDSSPTVYGLVGAAWMAGMLPGSWLCARLAHRLTDDGALVYGVLATLGGICLMVMVAAAVPTAALLVPLWLVAGAANGGENVFANLLTARRVPEASRGRAYALYGAAVQGGSMGGYLIGGALLALLSPRPLIAAAGAVGLLVVVAFVPAVVRSVRRVRAAGAGSTAATRAGGTDGVPGEARDGDHPADAGLATPTPAH; this is encoded by the coding sequence ATGTCCTTCGCAACTGACGGGTCGCGCTGGTCCGACGTCTGGCTCGCCGCCACCGCGCGCGGCACCTCGATGTGCGGTGACTTCCTCGCCGCCACGGCCCTGGCGCTTGCCCTCCAGTCCGCCGGCGCCAGCGGCATCGCCGTGTCCGGACTGCTGTTGGCGGCCACCCTGCCGCTGGTGGTGCTCGCCCCGCTCACCGGGCGGCTCGCCGACCGGGTGGACAGCCGGAAGCTGCTGGTCGCCGCCGGCCTGGGGCAGGCCGCCGTCTGCGCCCTGCTCGCCTTCGCCACCCACCCGGCCTTGATCATCGGGCTCGTCGCGCTGCTCGCCTGCGGGCTGGCCGTGACCCACCCCTGCCTGGCGGCGCTGCTGCCGGCGATGGTGCGCCCCGCCGACCTGCCCCGGGCGAGCGCGATCAGCCAGACGGCCAGCAGCCTGGGCGCGCTCGGCGGCCCGGTACTCGCCGGGCTGCTGGTCGGGCAGTTCGGCGCGCGCGTACCCCTGCTCATCGACGCCGGGAGCTACCTCGCCCTGGTGGCCGCGGGCCTGCTGCTGCGCACCCGCAGGGGCGGCCGGCGGACCACGGCCGCACCCGCGTCCGGGACGGAACGGACCCCGGCGTGGCGGCTGCGCGGCGACCCGCTGCTGCTGGCCGTCGTCGTCAGCACGGCTGCGGTCATCACCGCCGTCGGCGGCATCAACGTGGTCGAGGTCTTCTTCATCCGCGAGACCCTCGACAGCTCGCCCACGGTGTACGGGCTGGTCGGTGCCGCCTGGATGGCGGGGATGCTGCCCGGCAGTTGGCTCTGCGCCCGGCTGGCCCACCGGCTCACCGACGACGGCGCCCTGGTGTACGGGGTGCTGGCGACGCTCGGCGGCATCTGCCTCATGGTGATGGTTGCCGCCGCCGTGCCCACGGCCGCGCTGCTGGTCCCGCTCTGGCTGGTCGCGGGCGCGGCGAACGGCGGGGAGAACGTCTTCGCCAACCTGCTCACCGCCCGGCGCGTGCCGGAGGCGTCGCGCGGCCGGGCGTACGCCCTCTACGGCGCGGCCGTGCAGGGCGGCTCGATGGGGGGCTACCTGATCGGGGGCGCCCTGCTGGCGCTGCTGTCGCCGCGACCCCTGATCGCGGCGGCCGGCGCGGTCGGCCTGCTGGTCGTGGTGGCGTTCGTGCCCGCCGTCGTCCGGTCCGTCCGACGGGTCCGGGCGGCCGGCGCCGGGTCGACGGCGGCGACCCGGGCGGGCGGTACGGACGGCGTGCCGGGAGAGGCGAGGGACGGCGACCACCCGGCGGATGCGGGGTTGGCCACTCCCACCCCGGCCCACTGA
- a CDS encoding menaquinone biosynthetic enzyme MqnA/MqnD family protein, producing MAEHVARPRVGHIQFLNCLPIYWGLMRSGALIDVDLHKDSPDRLSAALVAGDLDIGPISQVEYLRHADELLLLPDLAVGSDGPVLSVNVVSTRPLAELGHGKVALGSTSRTGVLLAQLLLGERYGVNPEYFRCPPDLTQMLLEADAGVLIGDVALRALYEAPKRGLEVTDLGQAWREWTGLPMVFAVWAVRRDFAAAHPGLVKEVHEAFLRSRDLCLAELDQVAEAAARWEPFDAATLATYFRALDFSLGERQVAGLREFARRAAAIDAAPPLPASGPAFFTG from the coding sequence ATGGCTGAGCACGTCGCACGCCCCCGGGTCGGGCACATCCAGTTCCTGAACTGCCTGCCGATCTACTGGGGGCTGATGCGCTCCGGCGCCCTGATCGACGTCGACCTGCACAAGGACTCCCCGGACCGGCTCAGCGCCGCCCTGGTCGCCGGTGACCTGGACATCGGTCCGATCTCCCAGGTGGAGTACCTGCGGCACGCCGACGAGCTGCTGCTCCTGCCCGACCTGGCGGTCGGCAGCGACGGCCCGGTGCTGTCCGTCAACGTCGTCTCCACCCGCCCGCTGGCCGAGCTCGGCCACGGCAAGGTGGCGCTGGGCTCGACCTCGCGGACCGGGGTGCTGCTGGCCCAGTTGCTGCTCGGCGAGCGGTACGGGGTGAACCCCGAGTACTTCCGCTGCCCGCCCGACCTGACCCAGATGCTGCTGGAGGCCGACGCCGGGGTGCTGATCGGCGACGTGGCGCTACGCGCCCTCTACGAGGCGCCGAAGCGCGGGCTGGAGGTCACCGACCTCGGGCAGGCGTGGCGGGAGTGGACGGGCCTGCCGATGGTCTTCGCCGTCTGGGCGGTACGCCGCGACTTCGCCGCCGCTCACCCCGGCCTGGTCAAGGAGGTGCACGAGGCGTTCCTGCGCTCCCGGGACCTCTGCCTGGCCGAGCTGGACCAGGTGGCCGAGGCGGCCGCGCGCTGGGAGCCGTTCGACGCGGCGACCCTGGCGACGTACTTCCGGGCGCTGGACTTCTCCCTCGGCGAGCGCCAGGTGGCCGGCCTGCGCGAGTTCGCGCGTCGCGCCGCCGCCATCGACGCCGCCCCGCCCCTGCCCGCCTCCGGCCCGGCCTTCTTCACGGGCTGA
- a CDS encoding helix-turn-helix domain-containing protein, with the protein MTEARPEQRRITISDPQVMRALAHPARIAIMEHLGVVEGGATATECAEVAGLSPSATSYHLRALAKSGLVEQAPSRGDARERLWRTVGRGLMVDAGQSAGPEARAAEEALVEAHAARDMERTREWLRRAGDEPAEWYDVALFSDTLLLLTADELAGLNEAVSALFEPYRQRNRQADPPAGARTVAVQYRAVPLV; encoded by the coding sequence ATGACGGAGGCGCGTCCCGAACAGCGCCGGATCACGATCAGCGACCCGCAGGTGATGCGGGCGCTGGCCCATCCGGCCCGAATCGCGATCATGGAACACCTGGGCGTGGTGGAGGGCGGCGCGACCGCCACGGAGTGTGCGGAGGTGGCCGGGCTGTCGCCGAGCGCGACCAGCTACCACCTCCGGGCGCTGGCGAAGTCGGGCCTGGTGGAGCAGGCGCCGAGCCGGGGGGACGCGCGCGAGCGGCTGTGGCGCACGGTCGGCCGGGGCCTGATGGTCGACGCGGGACAGTCCGCCGGCCCGGAGGCGCGCGCGGCCGAGGAGGCGCTGGTGGAGGCGCACGCGGCCCGGGACATGGAGCGGACCCGGGAATGGCTGCGCCGCGCCGGCGACGAGCCCGCCGAGTGGTACGACGTCGCGCTGTTCAGCGACACGCTGCTGCTGCTCACCGCCGACGAGCTGGCGGGGCTGAACGAGGCGGTGAGCGCGTTGTTCGAGCCGTACCGGCAACGGAACCGCCAGGCGGATCCGCCGGCCGGGGCGCGCACGGTGGCGGTGCAGTACCGGGCGGTGCCGCTGGTGTAA
- a CDS encoding ABC transporter ATP-binding protein, with the protein MILARAEAVSRRYGDVLALDRVDLEVSAGELVGLLGPNGAGKSTLLNLLVGLRRPTTGRVELFGGDPRDPASRRQIGVTPQETGLPGTLRVGEVVDFVAAHHPDPVPRGELLDRFGLGELARRQTGGLSGGQRRRLAVALAFVGRPRLVLLDEPTTGLDVAARHTLWEAIRAFHDDGGTVLLSSHYLEEVEALARRVVVIGQGRVLADDTVDAIRGIVGVRRVSLVADALPALPDVVRTERIDGRTHLLTTDADELVRALVTAGVAFADLEVRPTSLEEAFLAITAPGSGADRPTTAVAGPPATA; encoded by the coding sequence GTGATCCTCGCCCGCGCCGAGGCGGTCAGCCGCCGCTACGGCGACGTGCTCGCCCTCGACCGGGTCGACCTGGAGGTCTCCGCCGGCGAGCTGGTCGGCCTGCTCGGCCCGAACGGGGCCGGCAAGAGCACCTTGCTGAACCTGCTCGTCGGGCTGCGCCGGCCCACCACCGGCCGGGTCGAGCTGTTCGGCGGCGACCCGCGCGACCCGGCGAGCCGGCGGCAGATCGGGGTCACCCCGCAGGAGACGGGCCTGCCCGGCACGCTGCGGGTCGGCGAGGTGGTGGACTTCGTCGCCGCCCACCACCCCGACCCGGTCCCCCGGGGCGAGTTGCTCGACCGCTTCGGCCTGGGCGAGCTGGCCCGGCGGCAGACCGGGGGCCTCTCCGGCGGGCAGCGCCGCCGGCTCGCGGTGGCGCTCGCCTTCGTCGGCCGGCCCCGGCTGGTGCTGCTCGACGAGCCGACCACCGGCCTGGACGTCGCGGCGCGGCACACCCTGTGGGAGGCGATCCGGGCGTTCCACGACGACGGCGGCACCGTGCTGCTGAGCAGCCACTACCTGGAGGAGGTCGAGGCGCTGGCCCGGCGGGTGGTGGTCATCGGGCAGGGCCGGGTGCTGGCCGACGACACGGTCGACGCGATCCGGGGCATCGTCGGCGTACGCCGGGTCAGCCTGGTCGCCGACGCGCTGCCCGCGCTGCCCGACGTCGTCCGCACCGAGCGGATCGACGGCCGCACGCACCTGCTCACCACCGACGCCGACGAGCTGGTGCGGGCCCTGGTCACCGCCGGAGTGGCGTTCGCCGACCTGGAGGTCCGCCCCACCTCGCTGGAGGAGGCGTTCCTCGCCATCACCGCGCCCGGCTCCGGAGCCGACCGTCCGACGACCGCCGTGGCCGGCCCGCCGGCCACCGCCTGA
- a CDS encoding VOC family protein, producing MSIVPPGTPCWVDLATPGLAEARRFYPELFGWTGRIDPEPEAGGYTVFLLGGRAVAGAGPPAIPDQVPIWSTYLATDDADLVAGRVERAGGQVVVPPFEVFDQGRMAVFADPAGASFSVWQPMSMPGAEVFDVPGALTWTELVTPDPEGAKVFYELVFGWQPDDQQAGPVTYTGWRLGTRIVAGMVPPLGDGFPADTPAYWSVYFAVTDADAAAARAAELGGTILVPPQTTPAGRYAALRDPHGALFNILTRP from the coding sequence GTGAGCATCGTCCCGCCGGGCACACCCTGCTGGGTCGACCTCGCCACCCCGGGCCTCGCCGAGGCGCGACGGTTCTACCCCGAGCTGTTCGGTTGGACCGGCCGGATCGACCCGGAGCCCGAGGCGGGCGGCTACACGGTCTTCCTGCTCGGCGGGCGGGCGGTGGCGGGCGCGGGTCCGCCGGCCATCCCCGACCAGGTGCCGATCTGGTCGACGTACCTGGCGACCGACGACGCGGACCTGGTGGCCGGCCGGGTCGAGCGGGCCGGCGGGCAGGTCGTGGTGCCCCCGTTCGAGGTCTTCGACCAGGGACGGATGGCGGTCTTCGCCGACCCCGCCGGGGCGTCGTTCAGCGTCTGGCAGCCGATGTCGATGCCCGGGGCCGAGGTCTTCGACGTCCCGGGGGCGCTGACCTGGACCGAACTGGTGACCCCCGATCCGGAGGGCGCGAAGGTCTTCTACGAGCTGGTCTTCGGCTGGCAACCGGACGACCAGCAGGCGGGCCCGGTCACGTACACCGGCTGGCGGCTCGGCACCCGGATCGTGGCCGGCATGGTGCCACCGCTCGGCGACGGATTTCCCGCGGACACGCCCGCGTACTGGTCGGTGTACTTCGCCGTGACCGACGCCGACGCGGCCGCCGCCCGCGCCGCCGAACTCGGCGGCACCATCCTCGTCCCGCCCCAGACCACCCCGGCGGGCCGCTACGCCGCCCTCCGCGACCCCCACGGCGCCCTCTTCAACATCCTCACCCGCCCCTGA